One segment of Bacillota bacterium DNA contains the following:
- a CDS encoding DUF881 domain-containing protein translates to MSTGRNIGRNFAITIICLILGMMVAWQYKSINYNESIASYENRRIETLKEDLIKLQKSNTELRTKLQKLQEEVRLYETAQAGSDEAYKNLLKELDAVRIFAGMTDVKGKGVIITLEDSFFTVIDSDILLVVNELRAAGAQAISVNDERIVAMTEIRDALPYIMVNGTQITSPITIKAIGNPEQLEHSLKMINGVIEKLQEYLKVTIKKSDEVFIPKIRDDGSVIKTNLLTPVTPK, encoded by the coding sequence ATGAGTACGGGCAGAAATATTGGCAGGAATTTTGCTATTACAATTATATGTTTAATATTGGGTATGATGGTAGCATGGCAGTATAAAAGCATTAATTACAATGAAAGTATTGCTAGCTATGAAAACAGAAGAATAGAAACGTTAAAAGAAGACCTTATTAAGCTTCAAAAAAGCAATACCGAACTGAGGACCAAACTGCAAAAATTGCAGGAGGAAGTCAGATTATATGAAACAGCTCAAGCGGGAAGTGACGAAGCTTACAAAAATTTGCTGAAAGAATTGGATGCTGTAAGGATATTTGCAGGTATGACGGATGTTAAAGGAAAAGGAGTCATTATAACCCTTGAAGATAGTTTTTTTACAGTAATAGATAGTGATATCTTACTTGTTGTAAATGAATTAAGAGCTGCAGGGGCTCAGGCAATATCGGTAAATGACGAAAGGATTGTAGCCATGACTGAAATAAGGGATGCTTTACCTTATATAATGGTAAACGGTACGCAGATAACTTCACCTATTACGATAAAAGCCATAGGAAACCCAGAACAGCTTGAGCATTCTTTAAAAATGATAAACGGCGTCATTGAAAAGCTTCAGGAATATTTAAAAGTAACTATTAAAAAATCAGATGAAGTATTTATTCCAAAAATCAGGGATGATGGTTCCGTAATAAAGACCAACCTTTTAACTCCTGTAACTCCTAAATAG